TGCTTTTCGGTGTGACTGTTCTGACAAGTCTTGATGATTCTGATTTGAATGCATTTGGATTTTCAACAAATTATGCAAATGTTGTGAAAAATCTTGCCGGTACTGCAATAAAAAGTAAAATTGACGGTATAATATGTTCGCCCAATGAAGTTTCAATGCTAAGAGAATCTTTCGGGAACAATTTTCTTATAGCCACACCCGGCATAAGACTTCCGGAAGATGATGCAGGTGATCAGAAAAGATTCAATACTCCTGAGAAAGCAATAGAGAACGGAGCCGATTTTATAATAGTAGGCAGACCAATAATAAAAAGCGCTGATAAAATAGGAACAGTAAAAAATTATCTGGACAGAATGGAGGGAAACTAGGAAATGATCAAAATAGTACAGCAAAATACGAAATCAGATCTCCTGACCATATTAAAAGAAACAGGGGCTATTATGGAAGGTCATTTTAAGCTGACCTCTGGTTTTCACAGCCGGCACTATCTTCAATGCGCAAAGCTTCTGCAGTATCCTGAAAAAACTTATAAAGTGGCTCAGGAAATACCCGGAATAATTGGAAAAAGTATTTCTGAGAGCGCCAACACAATAATATCGCCTGCAATAGGAGGCATATTATTTGGTTTTATGGCTGCTTATGTTATGGGTAAAAAGATGATTTTTGCAGAAAGAAAAACTGACAGGATGGAACTGAGAAGAGGATTTGAGATAAGCGAGGGAGAAAATATCATAATTGCTGAAGATGTTATTACCACCGGCGGCTCTGTAAAAGAAATAATTAATATATGCAATGAAAAAAAAGCAAATATAAAAGCAGTTGTGTCAATTGTGAACAGATCGGAAAATGCAAGTTTCGGGGAAATACCTTATTATTATCTGATTAAATTCGATATAGAAAAATATGATCCTTCGGATTGTCCTTTATGCAGAAATAATATAGAGTTGAATTATCCAGGCAGTAAAAAATAATTAGGGTTTCAAAAAAAATATTTAAGAAAAAAATATTTAAGAGGATATATGTCAGTACCTTTCCTGTCTGATGAAGAAAAAAGATCTGCACTGAAAAGTGCCAGGGAAATCAGAAAAAAAAGATCCGAGATAAAAAAATTATTAAAGTCTTGCAAGGTCAAGCTACTGGAATTGCTTGAAGAAAAAAGCATGTATTTTATGGTGGCAAAAGACATGAGAGTATCAGATCTGATAAGGTCGCTTCCCGGTTTTGGCGATATAAGAGTGAGCAGGATTTTAAATGAACTAAAAATAAGTCCAAGGAAAAAACTCGGCGGTCTTGGCCACAGGCAGAAATCCAGACTTCTCGATTATTTTCAGGAAATAAATTCCGGAACCTGAGATATGGTTGTTTTATAATACCGTTATTTAATACTACATTATTTTTTTTAAATACAATGAAAAAAACAAAAAAAGGAAAGCTATTTGTTGTCTCCGGGCCTTCAGGAGTCGGAAAGAGTTCGCTTGTAAAAGATGCACTTGCAGAACTCAAGAATTTTGATAAATCCATATCTGTTACAACGAGAGCCATAAGAGAAGGTGAAATTGAAGGCAGGCATTACTGCTTTATAAGCGAGGCAGATTTTAAAGATCTTATAAACAAAGATGAACTGATCGAATGGGCAGACTACTGCGGCAATTATTACGGCACTCTCAAAAAAACTGTTATGGACAGTATTGAAAAAGGAAAGAATCTGATCCTTGTAATTGATGTGAACGGAGCCATGCAGGTTAAAAAGACAATAAAGGATGCATACCTGATTTTTATAACAACGTCTGACTTTTTCCAGCTTGAGAAAAGACTGAAGAGAAGACAGACTGAAAATATAAAAAGCATTGAGGAAAGACTTAAAAAAGCAAAAGAAGAATTAATGTATGAGAAACATTATGATTGCATAATAGTCAATAATAACTATAATGAAGCTTTAAAAAATTTGAAATACGTCTTAATTTCAAAAGCAGAGGGAGAGTTTGATGAGCATACCGAATGTTGATACATTACTGGAATCAGTTGATAGCAAATATACGCTTTGTATAATTATAGCTAAAAGATCAAGAGAGC
The nucleotide sequence above comes from Actinomycetota bacterium. Encoded proteins:
- a CDS encoding orotate phosphoribosyltransferase encodes the protein MIKIVQQNTKSDLLTILKETGAIMEGHFKLTSGFHSRHYLQCAKLLQYPEKTYKVAQEIPGIIGKSISESANTIISPAIGGILFGFMAAYVMGKKMIFAERKTDRMELRRGFEISEGENIIIAEDVITTGGSVKEIINICNEKKANIKAVVSIVNRSENASFGEIPYYYLIKFDIEKYDPSDCPLCRNNIELNYPGSKK
- a CDS encoding integration host factor, with the protein product MSVPFLSDEEKRSALKSAREIRKKRSEIKKLLKSCKVKLLELLEEKSMYFMVAKDMRVSDLIRSLPGFGDIRVSRILNELKISPRKKLGGLGHRQKSRLLDYFQEINSGT
- the gmk gene encoding guanylate kinase encodes the protein MKKTKKGKLFVVSGPSGVGKSSLVKDALAELKNFDKSISVTTRAIREGEIEGRHYCFISEADFKDLINKDELIEWADYCGNYYGTLKKTVMDSIEKGKNLILVIDVNGAMQVKKTIKDAYLIFITTSDFFQLEKRLKRRQTENIKSIEERLKKAKEELMYEKHYDCIIVNNNYNEALKNLKYVLISKAEGEFDEHTEC